GCGCTCGCGGGCGTACGCGATGGCCCGGGAGAGGGCGTAGCGGCCCATGCCGATCGCGAAGGCGGCGGTCATGATGCGTTCGGGGTTGAGGCCGGCGAAGAGTTGCAGGAGGCCTGCGTCCTCGTCTCCCACCAGGGCTTCGGCGGGGAGCCGCACGTCGTCGAGGGTGAGCTCGAACTGCTTTTCCGGGGCGTCCAGTTCCATCTCTATGAGGCGCCTGTCGAAGCCGGGGGCGTCGCGCGGGACGATGAACAGGCAGGGCTTGAGGCGGCCGGTCCGGGAGTCCTCGGTGCGGCCGACTATGAGGGTGGCGTCGGCTATGTCGACGCCGGAGACGAAGACTTTGCGGCCGGTCAGCAGCCAGTCGGCTCCGTCGCGGCGGGCCGTGGTGCTGATGCGGTGGCTGTTGGAGCCTGCGTCGGGTTCCGTGATGCCGAATGCCATGGTGCGGGTGCCGTCGGCGAGTGCGGGGAGCCAGTCGCGCTTCTGGGACTCCGTGCCGAAGCGGGCGATCACCGTGCCGCAGATGGCGGGTGACACGATCATCATCAGGAGGGGGGCGCCGGCTGCGCCGAGTTCCTCCAGGACGATGGAGAGTTCGGCGATTCCGCCGCCTCCGCCGCCGTATGCCTCCGGCAGGTTGACGCCGAGATAGCCGAGCTTGGCTGCTTCGGACCAGAGTTGTTCTCGGTCGTAAGCGCGGCCGTGGCGTTTGCCCAGGGCGGAGACAGCTGTGCGGAGGGCTTTGTGCTCGTCCGTTTCGATCGTGGGCATGTGACCCCTTCGTTGTGGCTGAGAGCGCCCGCGCGGCGGTAGCCGCACTTGGATAGGGACCCGCGCCCCTAGGTGGGTTGGACTACCGCCAAGAGAGCGCCGACCGTTACTTGTTGGCCGGGTACCGCATCCAGAGCCGTCAGCGTGCCTGTCACCGGCGCTGTGATCCTGTGTTCCATCTTCATCGCTTCCAGCCATAGGAGGGGCTGGCCCGCTTCCACCGCCGATCCCTCCATCAGGCCGTCCGCGACCCGTACGACCGTTCCCGGCATGGGGGCCAGCAGGGAGCCCGGGGCGTGTTGGGCTGTCGGGTCCGGGAAGCGGGGCAGGCGCTTGATCGCGGTGTTGTTCACGTACACCTCGTCGCCGTACCTCGCCACCTCGAACTTCCTCTGCACGCCCGCCACTTCGAGTACGACCCTGCTCGCGTCCGCGTGGACCACCCGGACTCCGTCCACCTCCGGGCCCTCCCTCGTGTGGCGGTAGTGGACCTCGTGCTCCTCGCCCGCCATCGCGTAGCGCTTCGTCTGCGGGGCCGAGTGCAGGTTGCGCCAGCCGCCGAAGCGGGAGCGGCCGACCGCGTCCGCGAGGGCCGCCGCCAGGGGGGCGTACGGGTCGGGGACCGTCTCGGTGAGTTCGGGCAGGTGTCGGTCGTAGAAGCCGGTGTCCATGCGGGCCGTCGTGAACTCCTTGTGGCGAAGGGAGTTCACCAGCAGATCCCTGTTGGTGACCGGGCCATGGATCGTCGCCGTCTCCAACGCGCCTGCCAGCTTGCGGAGCGCCTCCGCGCGCGTGGGGGCGTGGGCGACGACCTTGGCGAGCATCGGGTCGTAGTGGACGCCGATGTCGTCGCCGTCCGTGTAACCCGTGTCCAGGCGTACGGACGCGGGGAGCGCGAGGTGGTGCAGGGTGCCGGTCTGCGGGGTCCAGCCGGTTGCCGGATCCTCGGCGTAGAGGCGGGCCTCCACGGCGTGGCCACGCGCGTGTGGCGGGTCTTCCGGCAGGGGGTGGCCTTCGGCCACCCGGATCTGTTCCGCCACCAGGTCCAGGCCGAACACCGCTTCCGTCACCGGGTGTTCGACCTGGAGGCGGGTGTTCATCTCCAGGAAGTGGGCGCGGCCTTCGGCCACCAGGAACTCGACCGTGCCGGCGCCCACGTAGTCCACCGCGCGTGCGGCCCGTACGGCCAGGGCGCGCAGTTCCTCCGTGAGGCCTTCCGGGAGGCCGGGGGCCGGGGCCTCCTCGATCACCTTCTGGTGGCGGCGCTGGAGGGAGCAGTCGCGGGTGCCGAGGGCCCAGACCGTGCCGTGGATGTCGGCGAGGATCT
This is a stretch of genomic DNA from Streptomyces sp. NBC_00285. It encodes these proteins:
- a CDS encoding acyl-CoA dehydrogenase family protein encodes the protein MPTIETDEHKALRTAVSALGKRHGRAYDREQLWSEAAKLGYLGVNLPEAYGGGGGGIAELSIVLEELGAAGAPLLMMIVSPAICGTVIARFGTESQKRDWLPALADGTRTMAFGITEPDAGSNSHRISTTARRDGADWLLTGRKVFVSGVDIADATLIVGRTEDSRTGRLKPCLFIVPRDAPGFDRRLIEMELDAPEKQFELTLDDVRLPAEALVGDEDAGLLQLFAGLNPERIMTAAFAIGMGRYALSRAIAYARERTVWDTPIGAHQAIAHPLAQAHIDLELARLMMQKAAHLYDEGDDAGAGEAANMAKYAAGEACVKAVDQSVHTLGGNGLTREFGIASLITAARVARIAPVSREMILNYVSHQTLGLPKSY
- a CDS encoding acetyl/propionyl/methylcrotonyl-CoA carboxylase subunit alpha, translated to MITSVLVANRGEIACRIFRTCAELGIRTVAVHSDPDANALHTRVADTAVRLPGAAPADTYLRADMIVKAAVASGADAVHPGYGFLSENADFARAVLDAGLVWIGPPPGAIEAMASKTRAKELMGLAPLRDVTPSDLPVLVKAAAGGGGRGMRVVRRLEDLADALESARAEAASAFGDGEVFVEPYVEDGRHVEVQILADIHGTVWALGTRDCSLQRRHQKVIEEAPAPGLPEGLTEELRALAVRAARAVDYVGAGTVEFLVAEGRAHFLEMNTRLQVEHPVTEAVFGLDLVAEQIRVAEGHPLPEDPPHARGHAVEARLYAEDPATGWTPQTGTLHHLALPASVRLDTGYTDGDDIGVHYDPMLAKVVAHAPTRAEALRKLAGALETATIHGPVTNRDLLVNSLRHKEFTTARMDTGFYDRHLPELTETVPDPYAPLAAALADAVGRSRFGGWRNLHSAPQTKRYAMAGEEHEVHYRHTREGPEVDGVRVVHADASRVVLEVAGVQRKFEVARYGDEVYVNNTAIKRLPRFPDPTAQHAPGSLLAPMPGTVVRVADGLMEGSAVEAGQPLLWLEAMKMEHRITAPVTGTLTALDAVPGQQVTVGALLAVVQPT